A region of Diospyros lotus cultivar Yz01 chromosome 3, ASM1463336v1, whole genome shotgun sequence DNA encodes the following proteins:
- the LOC127797218 gene encoding dnaJ protein homolog has product MFGRAPKKSDNTKYYEILGVSKNASQDDLKKAYRKAAIKNHPDKGGDPEKFKELAQAYEVLSDPEKREIYDQYGEDALKEGMGGGGAGHDPFDIFQSFFGGSPFGGGGSSRGRRQRRGEDVIHPLKVSLEDLYNGTSKKLSLSRSVICSKCKGKGSKSGASIKCAGCQGSGMKVSIRHLGPSMIQQMQHPCNECKGTGETINDKDRCPQCKGEKVVGEKKVLEVIVEKGMQNGQRITFPGEADEAPDTVTGDIVFVLQQKEHPKFKRKGDDLFVEHTLSLTEALCGFQFILTHLDNRQLLIKSQPGEVVKPDQFKGINDEGMPMYQRPFMKGKLYIHFTVDFPDTLTMEQCKALEAVLPPRPSMQISDMELDECEETTLHDVNIEEEMRRKQQQAQEAYEEDEDMHGGGAQRVQCAQQ; this is encoded by the exons ATGTTTGGGAGAGCGCCGAAGAAGAGCGATAACACCAAGTACTATGAGATCCTTGGGGTCTCGAAAAACGCCTCTCAGGACGATCTGAAGAAGGCCTACCGGAAAGCCGCCATCAAGAACCACCCTGACAAGGGCGGCGATCCCGAGAAG TTCAAAGAGCTGGCCCAAGCTTATGAGGTTTTGAGTGACCCGGAGAAGCGTGAGATTTATGATCAATATGGCGAGGATGCTCTAAAGGAAGGAATGGGTGGTGGAGGAGCTGGACACGATCCATTTGACATCTTCCAGTCCTTCTTTGGTGGGAGCCCATTTGGTG GTGGTGGGAGCAGCAGAGGCCGCAGGCAAAGGAGGGGAGAGGATGTTATCCATCCCCTCAAAGTCTCTCTTGAGGATCTGTACAATGGGACATCCAAGAAGCTCTCTCTATCACGCAGTGTTATCTGCTCCAAGTGCAAGGG TAAAGGATCCAAGTCTGGTGCTTCCATTAAATGTGCTGGGTGTCAAGGTTCGGGAATGAAAGTCTCTATCAGGCATCTTGGCCCATCAATGATCCAGCAGATGCAGCACCCTTGCAATGAGTGCAAAGGTACTGGTGAAACTATCAATGATAAAGATCGCTGCCCACAGTGCAAGGGTGAAAAGGTTGTAGGAGAGAAGAAAGTTTTGGAAGTCATTGTGGAAAAGGGTATGCAGAATGGACAGAGAATCACTTTCCCTGGAGAGGCCGATGAAGCT CCTGACACTGTTACAGGGGATATAGTCTTTGTTCTACAACAAAAAGAGCATCCCAAATTTAAGAGAAAGGGCGATGATCTATTTGTTGAACACACCTTGTCACTTACTGAGGCACTCTGCGGTTTTCAGTTTATTCTGACCCATCTTGATAACAGGCAGCTCCTCATCAAGTCCCAACCCGGAGAAGTTGTAAAGCCTg ATCAATTCAAGGGGATAAATGACGAGGGAATGCCAATGTACCAGAGGCCATTCATGAAGGGGAAGCTGTACATTCATTTCACTGTGGATTTCCCGGACACCCTCACAATGGAGCAGTGCAAGGCGCTTGAGGCTGTGCTGCCTCCAAGGCCCTCGATGCAGATCAGTGATATGGAGTTGGACGAGTGCGAGGAGACCACGCTGCATGACGTTAACATCGAGGAGGAGATGCGCCGCAAGCAGCAACAAGCCCAGGAGGCATATGAGGAAGA